One window of the Hippocampus zosterae strain Florida chromosome 8, ASM2543408v3, whole genome shotgun sequence genome contains the following:
- the frem1b gene encoding FRAS1-related extracellular matrix protein 1b isoform X2, with protein MYIRTDIKSCCGDKERARVPSIEVGRACVDPRKQPKVGLAEFSAREERPPAARVSPCQQEAAGVSERAEPPPARRGSEMSGLLALLLLLLPPPAGGSVEVNAGMEVARGRSAFLAKEQLRIRTGAGDLCKVEVVLNQPITQRVGRLTPQVFDCDFPPEEVAYRHNGSPLLDSDQVLLRVYRLGPAETHVELVVLRVRVVDRSPRLADLGPTPLVVPDFYALSNAIDRSVVNIEGRDGAACAVRLAAAAGALTAGRLVRERHGLGGKGGEAAVAAHCPGNRSCAEEVTYLKTSCQDFLSSGLKYQHLSPPSPDLDHIAITVELRDRESGAPLETESLWLPVRIVGATPNRPPRAAFMASFILEVDRFVLTPITTATLDAEDPEGPRDGLLFNVTVPPPRGYVTHLDERTKPVGSFSWSDLHHLKVAYQPPNVSRPARDNFQMEFRAVDASHATSPPIVVDVSIRAAETDAPRVSWNTGLDLLEGQSRAITWAELQIVDRDNIDDVVLVAVDGPAHGRLTVKGAKAFAFGARDLRSGHVAYQHSDDESTRDHVVFRISDGRHSSRHKFPINILPRDDAPPFLVNNVALEVPEGGALRLRPADLLASDPDSPDARILFRVDVPPRAGRLVSRADPRDPGLPVTSFLQRDLTGGLIFYQHSGEEIFEDSFEVTLADAHAPPNLSQAYTVAVAVFPVDDGLPVEADGSVRRLTLKETQVAFITRAHLHFTHSERPGAHLTYTITRPCHSPRRPGLMDAGRLFLVDGAAALKRDPTAPALKSFTQHAVDHLKVAYMPPLEDIGPDPLAVRFVFSVSDRRGGAVADLDFNITVTPVDDQPPEAFVNLLRVEEGGAAFVTDEHVLVRDRDTREPDLKVALERPARRGRLELRGRSLRPGDAFTLADLRGLAVRYVHDDSESSEDDVGLRVTDGVNSVLLDLQIHVLAVNDEPPQLGAGLRGGLRCPEGGRVQLTADYLLATDRDSEDAQLSYALARRPARGELQRAGLAVDKFSQEDLLRGLVFYVHTGGEIGPAPSSDTVTLIVSDGDAVGPDGCCPGDAPPVPPHKTLPAYDLDVTLLPVNNKVPSVILGGSALAVDEGSWACLCGGILGAWDADSPPAELTFHLDAKPLHGFLENVQPTPGYEKSNAGVPIESFKLDEVASGFINYVQSEHEGAEPTEDRLLISVSDGLHRSASAPVRVLINPANDEKPSLRLADFSVKEGGARELTPSLLDAFDLDAPADELTFSLAGAPAHGGLRAGPSLPRDRTSASPAAVTSFTLRQLRQGLRVWYAHDDSETLEDRLSLRLSDGVHSLSASAVVSVLPVDDHPPRLLKNAGAQAEPGERRLLSAVVLQAEDADTPPPKLFYLLHAAPRFGRLQLESPTGPTALAAGHNFTQDDVDANRLNYTPRRRGDGDDDGEFRGHDSFRFSLSDLEHQSSAHTFSIAISGARKGNVSVWTGAVRVASGQRVLLNTDFLRAQDGGGRPDRLVYTVTAAPRHGLLHAAARPGVPLATFTQMDVAAQRVCYTHDNGQLHRSDAFSFVVSNGERSQAGTLRLSIETADRVPPTLEVNAGARVRQGGTVTIGAEVLRLSDAGTPASSLTFALSEPPRYGRLLLRGVPLGADVFTQADVDGRRLAYRHDDPAGRGLNDSFRFLPGDGRNRGYLRDGRLRTEPAVFAIHVERVDRSPPILTTLGRPSEVIRLRDGRQALPITSEHLRAADDHSPPDGLQFAVVTPPRFGHLENIRTGAYVRGRFTQRDLQRRSLVFVVPADADVTEDSLVFRLSDPAGNAAPPQTLHLSWSRIELSASCFRICETAGRLQVQIQRRGKSADPAYVAIQVRDGSAKAARDFTHSTAGLIQFDPGVDRKTWSIYPEADGLEENDEDFTVTLQDPKNAVLGRRTSARVEIVDPRGGRCDLSKGGQAEAPPPSAVATPPPAVTAPPTAVPDADAEAERFFGETKHPPRGDVPNRRPFAGEDDEDDSPAEPQDRAHPGHTDERVAGKAGLQASRVALEHVGKVGTFHSLSSLRLEEVADPQADGATERHGPGHAPPAGSRKREAESLRSKTGRSPSGRCEVGWTRHGGRCYLAGSTASSWASAERSCSVLLSNSSLPSVRSRRQLGWLWRFGGEKPFWIGRSEVAATRPGLPSAFRAPCLLAESSSRWTSGGCDAAARHAFICEAPPSPR; from the exons ATGTACATACGCACGGACATCAAATCCTGCTGTGGTGATAAAGAACGTGCGCGCGTGCCGTCGATCGAGGTTGGACGCGCGTGCGTGGATCCAAGAAAGCAG CCGAAGGTCGGCCTTGCTGAATTTTCCGCTCGGGAGGAGCGCCCGCCGGCAGCGAGGGTCTCGCCGTGCCAGCAG GAAGCCGCCGGAGTAAGCGAGCgagcagaacccccccccgcccgccgtgGTTCCGAGATGAGCGGGCTCctggcgctgctgctgctgctcttgcCGCCGCCAGCTGGTGGCAGCGTGGAGGTGAACGCCGGCATGGAGGTGGCCAGGGGCCGCTCGGCCTTCCTGGCCAAGGAGCAGCTGCGGATCCGGACGGGGGCCGGCGACCTCTGCAAGGTGGAGGTGGTCCTCAACCAGCCCATCACGCAGCGAGTGGGCCGGCTCACGCCGCAG GTGTTTGACTGCGACTTCCCGCCGGAGGAAGTGGCCTACCGGCACAACGGAAGCCCCCTGCTGGACAGCGACCAAGTGCTACTGCGGGTCTACAG GTTGGGGCCGGCGGAGACGCATGTGGAGTTGGTGGTCCTGCGGGTCCGCGTGGTGGACCGCTCGCCCCGCCTGGCAGACTTGGGGCCGACACCCCTGGTGGTCCCGGACTTCTACGCGCTGTCCAACGCCATCGACCGCTCGGTCGTCAACATCGAAGGCCGGGACGGCGCTGCCTGCGCCGTGCGATTGGCCGCCGCCGCGGGAGCCCTGACCGCCGGTCGGCTGGTGCGAGAACGCCACGGCCTCGGCGGGAAAG GCGGcgaggcggcggtggcggcccACTGCCCCGGCAACCGATCCTGCGCCGAGGAAGTGACTTACCTGAAGACCAGCTGTCAGGACTTCCTGAGTTCTGGCCTCAAGTACCAACACCTCAGCCCACCCTCGCCCGACCTGGACCACATCGCCATCACCGTGGAGCTGAGGGACCGGGAGAGCGGGGCTCCGCTGGAG ACGGAGTCTCTGTGGCTGCCGGTCCGGATCGTCGGGGCCACGCCCAACCGCCCGCCGCGGGCCGCCTTCATGGCGTCCTTCATCCTGGAGGTGGACCGGTTCGTCCTGACCCCCATCACCACCGCCACGCTGGACGCCGAAGACCCCGAGGGCCCCCGGGACGGCTTGCTGTTCAACGTGACCGTCCCGCCCCCCCGGGGCTACGTCACCCACCTGGACGAGCGCACCAAGCCCGTGGGCTCCTTCAGCTGGTCCGACCTGCACCACCTGAAGGTGGCGTACCAGCCGCCCAACGTCAGCCGCCCCGCGCGGGACAACTTTCAG ATGGAGTTTCGGGCCGTCGACGCTTCGCACGCCACCAGTCCGCCCATCGTGGTTGACGTGTCCATCAGGGCGGCGGAGACCGACGCGCCCCGGGTGTCCTGGAACACGG GTCTGGACCTGCTGGAGGGTCAGTCGCGAGCCATCACGTGGGCGGAGCTGCAAATCGTGGACCGCGACAACATCGACGACGTGGTCCTGGTGGCCGTGGACGGGCCCGCGCATGGGCGCCTCACCGTCAAAG gcgcCAAGGCCTTTGCCTTTGGCGCGCGCGACCTGCGCTCGGGCCACGTGGCGTACCAGCACTCGGACGACGAGAGCACGCGCGACCACGTGGTGTTCCGCATCAGCGACGGGCGCCACAGCTCGCGCCACAAGTTCCCCATCAACATCCTGCCGCGCGACGACGCGCCGCCCTTCCTGGTCAACAACGTGGCGCTGGAGGTGCCCGAGGGCGGCGCGCTCAGGCTCCGCCCCGCCGACCTCTTGGCCTCCGACCCGGACTCCCCCGACGCCCGCATCCTCTTCAGGGTGGACGTCCCCCCGAGGGCCGGCCGCCTCGTCTCCAGGGCCGACCCCCGCGACCCCG GCCTTCCGGTCACGTCCTTCCTCCAGCGCGACTTGACTGGCGGTCTGATCTTCTACCAACACTCGGGGGAGGAAATCTTCGAGGACTCCTTCGAGGTGACGCTGGCCGACGCCCACGCCCCTCCCAACCTGTCGCAGGCTTAC ACGGTGGCGGTGGCGGTGTTCCCGGTGGACGACGGCCTTCCGGTGGAAGCGGACGGGAGCGTGCGCCGCCTGACGCTGAAGGAGACCCAAGTGGCCTTCATCACCCGCGCGCACCTGCACTTCACCCACAGCGAACGCCCGGGGGCCCACCTCACCTACACCATCACCCGGCCCTGCCACAGCCCCCGACGTCCCGG TTTGATGGACGCCGGTCGCCTTTTCCTGGTGGACGGCGCGGCCGCCCTGAAGCGGGACCCGACGGCGCCGGCGCTCAAGTCCTTCACGCAG CACGCGGTGGACCACTTGAAGGTGGCGTACATGCCGCCTCTGGAGGACATCGGACCCGACCCGCTCGCCGTCCGCTTCGTCTTCTCCGTCAGCGACCGTCGCGGCGGCGCCGTGGCCGACCTGGACTTCAACATCACCGTCACGCCCGTCGACGACCAGCCGCCCGAG GCTTTCGTCAATCTCTTGCGCGTGGAGGAAGGCGGCGCGGCCTTTGTGACGGACGAGCACGTGCTGGTGCGCGACCGCGACACCCGCGAGCCGGACCTCAAAGTGGCGCTGGAGCGCCCGGCGCGCCGCGGACGTCTGGAGCTGCGAGGGCGGAGCCTGCGACCCGGAGATGCTTTCACGCTTGCCGATCTGAGAGGACTCGCTGTCag GTACGTCCACGACGACTCGGAGAGCAGCGAGGACGACGTGGGCCTGCGTGTGACGGACGGCGTCAACTCCGTCCTGCTGGACCTGCAGATTCAC GTGTTGGCGGTGAACGACGAGCCCCCGCAGCTGGGCGCGGGCCTGCGCGGCGGGCTGCGTTGCCCCGAGGGCGGGCGCGTCCAGCTGACGGCCGACTACCTGCTGGCCACCGACCGCGACAGCGAGGACGCCCAGCTGAGCTACGCGCTGGCGCGGCGGCCCGCCAGGGGCGAGCTGCAGAGGGCGGGACTCGCCGTGGACAAGTTCTCGCAGGAGGACCTCCTGCGAGGTCTCGTCTTCTACGTGCACACGG GCGGCGAGATCGGCCCCGCTCCCTCCTCCGACACCGTCACGCTCATCGTCTCCGACGGCGACGCGGTCGGGCCGGACGGCTGTTGCCCCGGTGACGCCCCGCCCGTCCCGCCGCACAAGACGCTTCCCGCGTATGACCTGGACGTCACGCTACTTCCTGTCAACAACAAAGTTCCCAGCGTCATCCTGG GAGGCTCCGCCTTGGCGGTGGACGAGGGTTCGTGGGCGTGTCTGTGCGGGGGCATCCTGGGGGCCTGGGACGCCGACAGCCCCCCCGCCGAGCTGACCTTTCACCTGGACGCCAAACCTCTGCACGGCTTCCTGGAAAACGTTCAACCGACGCCGGGATACGAGAAGAGCAACGCGGGCGTGCCCATAG AGTCGTTCAAGTTGGACGAGGTGGCGTCGGGCTTCATCAACTACGTCCAATCGGAGCACGAAGGGGCGGAGCCCACGGAGGACCGACTGCTGATCAGCGTGAGCGACGGCCTCCACCGCTCGGCCTCGGCGCCCGTCCGCGTCCTCATCAATCCCGCCAACGATGAGAAGCCGTCGCTGCGCCTGGCCGACTTTAGC GTGAAGGAGGGCGGCGCGCGGGAGTTGACCCCGTCCCTCCTGGACGCCTTCGACCTGGACGCCCCCGCGGACGAGCTGACCTTCAGCCTGGCGGGGGCGCCGGCGCACGGCGGCCTGAGGGCcggcccctccctcccccgAGACCGGACGAGCGCTTCGCCGGCGGCCGTGACGTCCTTCACCCTGCGGCAGCTGCGCCAGG GCCTGCGCGTGTGGTACGCGCACGACGACTCGGAGACGCTGGAGGACCGTCTGAGCCTGCGACTGAGCGACGGCGTCCACTCGCTGAGCGCCAGCGCCGTCGTCAGCGTGCTGCCCGTCGACGACCACCCGCCCCGCCTGCTCAA GAACGCCGGCGCGCAGGCGGAGCCCGGCGAGCGCCGGCTGCTCTCCGCCGTGGTCCTCCAGGCCGAGGATGCCGACACGCCCCCCCCGAAACTCTTCTACCTGCTCCACGCCGCGCCTCGCTTCGGACGACTGCAGCTGGAG AGCCCGACGGGCCCGACGGCGCTGGCGGCGGGTCACAACTTCACTCAGGACGACGTGGACGCCAACCGGCTGAACTACACGCCTCGCCGGCGCGGCGacggcgacgacgacggcgagttCCGAGGTCACGACAGTTTCCGCTTCAGCCTCAGCGACCTGGAACACCAAAGCTCCGCCCACACCTTTTCCATCGCCATCAGCGGCGCCCGCAAAG GCAACGTCTCCGTGTGGACGGGCGCCGTTCGCGTGGCATCGGGCCAGCGCGTGCTCCTGAACACGGACTTCCTGCGGGCACAAGACGGCGGCGGCCGCCCGGACCGGCTGGTCTACACGGTGACGGCGGCGCCGCGCCACGGCCTTCTGCACGCCGCGGCGCGGCCCGGCGTGCCGCTGGCCACCTTCACGCAGATGGACGTGGCCGCCCAGCGCGTCTGCTACACGCACGACAACGGGCAGCTCCACCGCAGCGACGCCTTCAG TTTCGTGGTGAGCAACGGCGAGCGCTCGCAAGCCGGCACGCTGCGTTTGTCCATCGAGACGGCGGACCGCGTCCCGCCCACGCTGGAGGTCAACGCGGGCGCGCGAGTGCGCCAAGGCGGCACGGTGACCATCGGCGCCGAGGTCCTGCGGCTGAGCGACGCCGGGACGCCCGCCTCCTCGCTCACCTTCGCGCTGAGCGAGCCGCCGCGCTACGGACGGCTACTGCTGCGGGGCGTCCCGCTCGGCGCCGACGTCTTCACCCAGGCCGACGTGGACGGCCGCCGCCTGGCTTACCGGCACGACGACCCCGCCGGCCGGGGCCTGAACGACAGCTTCCGCTTCCTGCCCGGGGACGGCCGCAACCGGGGCTACTTGAGAGACGGGCGGCTGAGGACCGAGCCGGCCGTCTTCGCCATACAC GTGGAGCGCGTGGACCGCTCGCCTCCCATCCTGACCACGTTGGGGCGCCCCAGCGAGGTGATCCGGCTGAGAGACGGCCGGCAAGCCCTCCCGATCACGTCCGAGCACCTGCGGGCCGCGGACGATCACAGTCCGCCCGACGGGCTCCAGTTTGCCGTGGTCACGCCGCCGCGCTTTGGCCACCTGGAGAACATCCGCACCG GAGCCTACGTGCGGGGCCGTTTCACGCAGCGAGACTTGCAGCGCCGCTCGCTGGTCTTCGTGGTGCCCGCTGACGCCGACGtgaccgaagacagcttggTGTTCCGACTCAGCGACCCGGCGGGGAACGCCGCCCCGCCACAAAC GTTGCATCTGTCCTGGTCCCGAATCGAGCTGTCGGCCAGCTGCTTCCGGATCTGCGAGACGGCGGGAAGGCTTCAGGTCCAGATCCAACGGCGCGGGAAGAGCGCCGACCCGGCGTACGTGGCCATCCAG GTCCGGGACGGATCCGCCAAAGCGGCTCGGGACTTCACGCACAGCACAGCCGGACTGATACAGTTTGACCCAG GAGTCGACCGGAAAACGTGGAGCATCTACCCGGAAGCCGACGGCCTGGAGGAGAATGACGAGGACTTCACCGTCACGCTGCAGGACCCCAAGAACGCCGTCTTGGGGAGGAGGACCTCCGCCAGGGTGGAGATCGTCGACCCCAGAGGAG GACGTTGCGATTTGAGCAAGGGGGGCCAGGCCGAGGCCCCTCCCCCGTCGGCAGTTGCCACACCTCCTCCGGCAGTCACCGCGCCCCCAACGGCCGTCCCGGATGCGGATGCGGAGGCGGAGCGTTTTTTCGGGGAGACCAAACACCCTCCCCGAGGCGACGTCCCGAACCGCCGACCCTTCGCGGGCGAGGACGATGAGGACGACAGCCCGGCAGAACCGCAAGACCGAGCGCATCCCGGACACACAGACGAGCGAGTCGCCGGGAAGGCTGGACTCCAGGCAAGTAGAGTCGCTTTGGAACACGTTGGGAAAGTCGGGACG TTCCACAGTCTGTCTTCTCTGCGGTTGGAGGAGGTCGCGGACCCGCAGGCAGATGGCGCCACCGAGAGGCACGGCCCAGGACACGCCCCGCCCGCGGGAAGCAGGAAGCGGGAGGCCGAGTCACTCCGGAGCAAA ACGGGGAGGTCGCCGAGCGGCCGCTGTGAGGTTGGCTGGACTCGCCACGGGGGGCGCTGTTACCTGGCCGGCTCCACCGCCAGCAGCTGGGCGAGCGCCGAGCGCTCCTGCTCCGTCTTGCT GTCCAATAGCAGCCTGCCGAGCGTGCGGTCCAGACGCCAACTGGGCTGGCTCTGGAGATTTGGCGGCGAGAAACCCTTTTGGATCGGCCGGTCCGAGGTGGCGGCGACCCGCCCAG GCCTTCCAAGCGCCTTCCGAGCACCGTGCTTGCTGGCGGAGAGCTCGTCCAGATGGACGTCCGGTGGCTGCGACGCCGCCGCGCGACACGCCTTCATCTGCGAGGCGCCGCCAAGCCCTCGCTGA